Sequence from the Miscanthus floridulus cultivar M001 chromosome 16, ASM1932011v1, whole genome shotgun sequence genome:
aacCTTTCTCTCATCTCATGTATATAGCGGATACCTGCTACGCGCTTTGTCTCATACATGCCATGGGTAACAGATAGAGAGAGGGGGGCATCgacatgagagagagagaatgttgtgggcctaCGGTGATAATGTCATAGGGAAAAAACAGCTACGTAGAGGCGACGCTTAACCGATTTTTCAGGGTGTGAAATCTTCTAGAAGTCTATATTTTCCTGTTCCGCCTCCAAATTCGATGTTGTACATATGTAAGTCCACTTTAGGGTTTGACAAACTTATTAACACCGGCTAGAATCAACCAGCTGGTTTGGCCAGTTTGTAGTGTGAACACCTGTACATGTAACTTATATTGTTTGTGTTCATTCGAAATACACATGAGAAAATAATAAAGGCAGCAAATTAATTAAGAGTGGACCGTCGTGCTTCTCTCTCGCGCGCAGTGGAGTGTGGTGTGGATATGAGAGAGCCAAATTTAGGACGACTCCTCCCCCGGCCGTCTCCCTGCCCCTCTCTGTCCCCAAGCGGCCGGCCCCCCTTTGCATTGGTTTGATTTCGGCCTGCCTGCGCCTTAATCTTCATTCGTCTTCATCCTTGCGCATCGTCGTCTTCCGCCTGTAAGATTCGATTCATCAACAACCCCTGAATCTGAATGCATGCACTGCGATAGCAGATATACATGCATCTTCTATGTAATTATTATTAATATTCATCGTTGATCTTTCTTCCTCTGCACTGCAGATCGCCTGCAAGATTCATCGGGGGGACGTGCGGTAGCATTACGACGCTAGATATACAGCTAGCTACTTTTGCTAGCTAGCATACTGATGATGGAGACTCTGCCAGATATCTATCCGTTGACCGGCCTGCAGATTGGGTACGTAATTTTCATTTCTGATGATGCATCGATCATGCATCTTCCGATCCGATATTATCTTAATTTCCATCAATCATCAGTACGTGTTACATGCATGCATAGTGTACTACTAATGGAGTCCTCCTAATAAGTAGGGATATGATCGAATAGACTTGGTTGATTTAATTCATATCTCCTAGATTTCAAGTGAAAGAAATCTCTTGGAGGGCTCTCCTCTCAGACGATGATGCAATGAGTTCAGGAAGAGGGTTGTCGTCtgaaaaaaataacaaaaacaaaaaaaggcaCTTGATATTGAGAAAGCTTGTTACTAACTAGATTATTATACTATTGCCTACATACAGGGACATTCAATCCTACATCTCGCGGGCGTTCCTCTACTTCGCTCCGCTGAGCAAGAAGGTGTTCATCCTCGTGGACAACCAGCCTTGGCTGACGACAAAGCAGTCTCGATCCGCGAGGCTGTGGCAGTTCATGGTCACCAAGGTAAGGTACTGCCTGCATGTAATGTAATTTATAAGAGCTAGCTAGAAACCGGCCGGCCGGACGGCTAAGCTAGACTCGTTATCAAGCTggcttggctcggctcgttatacTAACGAGCTAGAAGCTCAGTTCAGCTTGGCTCAGTTGGCAGCTCGAGCTGACTCGTTTGATTCGTGAGCTAACTTAATTTTTTTCCTGTTGAGGTTATTCATACAGCAAAAGACAGAGACGAGTATCGATTTGGAAAAAACAAATTAAATAAAAAGACcgatgatttgatatgatttggGAAGatcaagaaaaaaaacaaaagctAATGCTTGTTGATGTGCGTCGGCTTGTAAGGAAGTAAGCAAAGCTGCGATTGCAAGGCCCTAGCGAGCAGCAGGCGCCGAACGACTTACGTGTGTGCCGCGTGCGGCGGCTCAAGAGGGGAACAGCTGAGCGTGCATGCATTTGCGGCTAGGCTTGCGTGGAACGGCGGATGGGGGAAGTCTAGGGCCTAGGGGTGGGAGCGTGGGAGTTGGGGGCTAGGATTTTATCATATTGGGCCAATGGCCATGGCATATATAGACTGATTCAAGTTGTTGTCTAATTTACCTTGGCTCATTTTGGCTCGCGAGCGGCTCACGAGCTAGATCAAGTTGACTGTTAATTAATCGAGCTAAAGTGCTGACTCAGCTTGTTTAAAAATTCAAGCAAACTGAGCTTGAGCCGAGCCAACGAGCCACTTAAGAACGAGGTAGTTACGAGTTTTTCGTCTAGCCCTCACGGCTACAATGAAATGAAATGAATatatagctagctagctgctcaTCCGTCCTGGTAGTTTCATTGCAGTACAGGATGTCTCCGTTTGCGAATTCACGGGCGCTGCTTCATCACAAGCAAGAAAAGCAGGCGGCGGCTgaggcagcagcagccgccgccaccgccaccaccacctctgcAGCGGGAGAGAGCTCCGACACGATGCGGCGGTGGTTCGCGCTGGCGGCGGACCTGAGCAGGGCGCTGCACGGCTTCCTGGTGTTCGAGGTGTCGTGGCGCGACGTGCACGGCATCAACTACTTCAACGAGCTGCTGACCGACACGTCCCTGGCGCTGGAGGCGCGCTACATGAACAAGTGGGAGTTCTACAGCGCGGAGCAGGCGGCCGGCTGCATGCACCTGTGGTTCCTGGGCCGAGCCTCCGAGGCGCGGGCTCTGCGGGGCTACCTCTCCGCACTGCACACGCACTCTGACCCCAGCGAGCAGCTGGAGGAGTGCAGCAGCGCGCTGCGCCGgacgtgctcctcctcctccctcacgGCCGTctccgaggacgacgacgacgacgacttggACGGTGCTGCTGCAGCTGGCAGTACTAGTAGTGCCCGATCTCGATCTGACAGCGGCATCAGCGTCTCCCCGATCCCGACCCCGACGACGGCTAGGGCCAGGGCCAGGGCCGCCAGCAGCtgggcgcgcgccgccgccgcggcggaggTCCCGTTCGTGGCCCCGGCGCAGTACAGCGACACGCTGATCCTGTTCCGGTTCAGGGACAGCCTGCTGCCGCTGAAGCTGCGGCAGATCATCATGTCGGACATCCGGCTGCTGACGCTGCTGGAGTCGGGCCTGCCGTCCTGGGTCATCTTCTTCCAGTCGTACCCGCTGCTGTGCCAGCTGTACCGGCCGTGGATGCGGCCGCTGGTGCGGAGCCTCTACCTGCTGGCGTCGCTCGTCACCGTCCTCATCGGCTTCTACGACCTGTACAAGAATGTGCCGCTGCTCAAGTCTGCGGCGGCGCGCATCTGCGGGCCGCTCTTCGGGTGGATCGAGACGTGGGACATGGTGACCAGGATCCAGTACCTGGGCACCATCCTCTTCCTGCGCAACCTGCGCAAGTGCCTGCAGAGCCTCCTGGCGCTGCTGCGGGCGGCGCGCGCGCTGGTCCGCACGGTGGCGGCGCCGCTGGCCGAGGCCGCGTGGCCCCTGTTGGCATCCTGCGGCCAACTGTGGGGCCTGCTCGGCGAGGGCCTGGCGCCGGCATGGGCGCTGCTGGTAGACCTGGCGGAAGTGCTGTGGGCGCCCTTCGACCTGGTCCTGGACAACGTGGCGGGGTGCCTGTGGCCGCTGCTGCAGGTGGCGCTGCTGCCGGTGAGaggagcggcggcgctggcgggCTGCGCGGGCTCGCTGCTGTCGGCCACCTACAACTTCTCCAAGGACATATGGGAGACCATGAGCAGCATCTTCGAGCTCAACCACATGTCGGAGGCGCAGCAGAGCGGCTTCGACatggagagaattccttatttgacactgggaaaatgagttgttcctttcttggccctgaaattttcttcgttccctatttgacactcacttcaactttcgttcctaatttgacactgccgtcaaatccgttagctaacggtgttaactggccgttaaaaagacgtttttacccctagaaaaaaaagcggcgaagcaaatttgagaggaaaaaaaaaacatgcgccTTTTTTTTTTAGCTGGGCGCATcatcagaggcgggcgcaggttttttttcctctcaaatttgcttcgccgtttttttctaggggcaaaaacgtctttttaacggtcagttaacaccgttagctaacggaattgacggcagtgtcaaattaggaacgaaagttgaagtcagtgtcaaatagggaacgaagaaaatttcagggccaagaaaggaacgactcattttcccagtgtcaaataaggaattctctcttcgACATGTCGCAGATAAAGACGCTCTGGAACGATCTCTTCTCGCAGGTAGTACTAGCTTAGCTTCGACGAGTACATATTATGCATGCACATTGCACGACGCTAACAGGTCAGCGCTTGTTTGGGttcgtttggttgggctttttctttagttttttttttgtcttaaaAGTTAAAAGCCTAACTAAATGGGCTATTTTTTTAggttgctttttcagaagcagttaCTTTTTCGTAGTACATTTTTTAAAGCTGGTTTAATTCTATTTTTGACTTTTGGCTTTCTGTTTTTCGAAATTGATGGAATAAAAAGCTatttcatagttgtttcaagagagataaagatagaaggtatattttatacttgtttaatcaAACAGCTTTCAATTTTTCTACAGCTCATAGCCCACAATAACTTTTCCACAACTCACAGCCCACAACAACTTTTTCCCACAACCACAGCTTAACCAAACACACCATTTAGTTTCTCCTAGTCTATCGCATCAGATATTGGACATATGgatatagtattaaatatagattaaaaataattaattacatagattgcgattaatttacgagataaattttttaaatttaattagtccacgatttgacaatgtggtgctacagtaatatatttgctaatgacagattaattagacttaataaattcttctcgtggattactgatgaCTTCCTTAATTTGTTTATTATTATGGTAAAGTAcacttttcaaccttcaactcgtgccgaagttcgattttcaaccttcaactatgaaaccggttaAGAAACATCCTCCGACTATCAAAAtcggacaaatttggtcctcggctggtttcaaaagcggttttctatttttgggaggcgccgaaattttatattatttttttgagcatcttaacgtcctcaaataaaaaaactcaaaactacaaagttgtagatctcattgagctacaactttggtataaaaagtattttcatttaactccatacaaataatatattagtgctctaataCGGCAAACGCTAGTAgacgattattatggtgctggaattttatattattttatcgagcatcttactgtcctcaaataatATAAAATTGATAAGTgctagtttgatttttttttcatttgaggacagtaagatgcttgaaaaaataatataaaatttcagcactatAATAATCGTCTactagcgcttgccgcattagagcagtaatatattatttgtatgaagttaaataaaaatactttttatactaaagttatagttctcaatgagatctacaactttgtagttttgagttttttcatttgaggacgttaagatgctcaaaaaataatataaaatttcggcgcctctCGAAAATAGAAAACCGTTTTTGAAACCAGCcgaggaccaaatttgtccggttttgatagttgaaGGGTGTTTCTTAACCAGTTTTATaattgaaggttgaaaatcgaacttcggCACGAGTTGAGGGTTAGAAAGTGTACTTTACCCTTATTATTATTATCCAAATACTTGATGTGACACCTGACGTGACAAAATTTAAATGCCGCTTAATGACATATTATATCGGTGTAGATCTTCCGCGCCATCAGGGGCATACTCAATGGCATCTTGGTGTTCTTTGCATCCTGCAACAGGCACAGGCTCAGGTACGTATCTACGTACGACGCCGCCGACGCCCTGCTGGCCGGCTGCAACAATTTGCATGCTCGATAGATCAACCATGCATTATTGCGTGCAGCATCTACAACCATGCGCAGTCCAGGTTGCGGCACATGCTTCGCGTCGCTAGACTGCATCAGGCGGCGCCGCGTGCgcactcgtcgtcgtcgtcgtcgtgtcgATGCAAGCAGCAGAGGCCCAGACGCCGTCCTTCGGGGCGCAACGCTGAGGTGGGTGGGTCACCGCCCAACCAGCACGCAAACAGCTTGTAGGAGTATATTTCATGCATGCGGGTTCCTCTTTATATTATTTCATTTCATTCATCACTTTCCTACTTCTTTAATTTCAGGATGATGCAGTGGCGGAATGTGACAGGTGCAAGTGATGACGTGTATATCTTTATTACGGCCTCTGTCTCAATTTTTTTTGATGTTTTAATTTTGTCCTAACTAAAATTATTTAAAGTTTGACCAAACTTATATACTAAAATACTAATGTTCTTATTACTAAATAAGTATATAGTTAGATTCGTCATGCAATGTATTTTCATTGTTACCTATTGAGTGTCGTAAATGTTAGCAACTTTCAATAtttatttagtcaaacttaagatagtttgatttaggacaaaactaaaataTCAAGCGTGAGTACTAGTCATCTTAAACTAGTTTCCATGTATCTCAACATttgatactccctccatcccaaaatagatGACACTTTTGACTTTTAAATATAATAATGTTTGGCCATTTATCTTATTAATTTTTTtgtaaataataaaataaataagtcattattaaagtatctctaatgataaagtaagtcataacaaaataaataatatttatataaatattTGAAATAAGATGAACAGTTAAACAAGATgtctaaaagtaaaaaaaaagtcatgtattttgggacggagggagtaatatcATGTTTGATTGCTTCTTCTGTCGTCTTAGGGCAGTCCGCACGTGGCACCATAGTCGTTTTTCCACGCGTATTAAATAGATGGCTAACTAAACAAATTGCTGATGTGACAATGTAATTGAAAAAAGATATAAAAATCTTTAGTTAATTGAAAAACGATGTCGTCCCAACCTCCAAGAGCAAAGAAATCCTTGGGCCTCATAGGAATTTAGGCATTTTTATGTTTAATTTAATTTAGAAAAATCATAGCAAATTTGAGACAAGTATGTGCACGTGTGAATTATTACTACTAGCATCATTAGCAAAAACATACAAGACAAACATACTTATCATAGCTATTGTTCTGCTGTATTGAATACATTCAGTAAGAGGTCTATACCTAGCAAAGTGACTCATGCTCAAGGCACCGGTGGCTCTatgcgcactagtcgacataaAAACGATGTTGTCCCAACCTCCAAGAGCAAAGAAACCCTCAGGCCTGATAGAAATTTAGGTATTATTATGATTAATTTAGTTTAGAAAAATCATAGCAAATTTGAGACAACAAGTATGTGCATGTGTGAATCATTACTACTAGCAACATTAGCAAAAACATACAAGACAAATATACTGATCATAGCTATTGTTCTGCTGAATTGAATACATTCAGTAAGAGGTTTATACCTAGCGATGCGATCCATGCTCAAGGCACTGGTGGCTCTatgcgcactagtcgacataaTGCATTACTCCATGTCGCGGACCACAATCGATGTAGGTCGatgttgaaagccctagtttggttttagacaattgatgaaacctagcactaacctttgtcatgagttgtgatataaggtaggttggtgcaatccaagtgtggagcatggtgatgaagtctatggagatggagatggacatatgttgaagatgatcaagctcaacttggaaaagaagaaagagaaaaaaacccgagatgatcaaggcaaaggtataagatagatTTTTGTTTTCCACTCAAGAcatcatagagggtgtgagtgacttaggagcgatagccatactataaagagggaaaatctttggctaaatggtttatggagtgccactaggtgatatgacatttgcatatgcatttaggagcCTAGTTTGCTAACTTTGACCATTATAAAATGCtttaaaaaatgctaacacacgtgcacacaagttctacactttgtgtttagcaagttggaagcaggGGCGAAGTGGttttggacttagaaaaagaaaaggagaagaaagttCAAGACTGGACGCTgaccgcggggtgaccggactcaccccggacgtgtccggtcatttgTAGCCACGGTGCGTTAACTGGCCGAGAGTGGAGAAGAACGAGCGGACGCTGGCCTGGCTtgatcggtgcatccggtcaattgTTGGAAGGCGGTGCGTTCGTGTGATCGGACGCACAGGGCTCGAGTCATTTACGTGCTGTCGTGTGCTGACATCAGCCTCGGGCGCGCGCGCGAAGGAATAGTGAGAGGACTAGATGCTAGGGCACATCAGGTCAAGCATGacctgacgcgtccgatcactgttTTCACActctgggaccttactagagttgacctgACTCTGATGGCGCGATGTCAGGTCATTTCCaccggtgcgtccagtcactACTTAACTGCACGAGCGATCGAAAGATAGCCGTTAGAGATGAATGGGTGACATTCAAAGTAGTGACACGTGGCATAGGATCCATGACTAGACGCTGACGCGAGCGTGTCTAGTCAACTCGACCAACGCGTTCGATCAGTACGTAGAGCGGCCTCCCTTGGCTCTAATGGCTCTATTCGTTTGGAGacgtctataaatagtgtttggctaGCTCCAAGgcaactctcttggcactttgacatacttgacatccttgtgagcctaagcaaacatctctcactcatctccatcattgattcatcatcatagtgagattgagagtgattcctagtgtatttgcttgagtgatgacatctagtggcacttggggatcgttgtggctgcggatttcCTATTTCTCtcggtggttgccaccacctagatggcttggagcagtggaggagcttcggcatgagttggtgattgttcatgactggcttcggtgattgtgaggggtcttacaCCTTCCCCGATGAAATGCctcaaggtagctctagtaaattactcgtatcattgagttacctcacttgtgggtacgTTCTTGTAGTGcctcttgtggtgggctaggtTTGTGATACCTATttgccgccaaaccaccaagtgttggtcgacacaacagggactagcgtgttggcaaacacgtgaaccttgagagaaaaaatagttgtctcttgttctttggtattctcctgatgattaaattggtattcatcttgtgattggttcactcctctacgtggcggtataatcaccctactcactcatttacattcccgcaaactagttatagcaagctctttagcgtagctagaattgagaacttgctttgtagcttaagatcatcaagtggagctctttagtgtagcaagtgtgagagctcgtagtgagtagtgacttagccatttgtgtgcctagtgattatagtaactacaattgttggataggtggcttgcaacccttatagagctagagcaagtttgcatttcgctatttttcatactaatcaaatt
This genomic interval carries:
- the LOC136514299 gene encoding uncharacterized protein isoform X1 produces the protein MMETLPDIYPLTGLQIGDIQSYISRAFLYFAPLSKKVFILVDNQPWLTTKQSRSARLWQFMVTKYRMSPFANSRALLHHKQEKQAAAEAAAAAATATTTSAAGESSDTMRRWFALAADLSRALHGFLVFEVSWRDVHGINYFNELLTDTSLALEARYMNKWEFYSAEQAAGCMHLWFLGRASEARALRGYLSALHTHSDPSEQLEECSSALRRTCSSSSLTAVSEDDDDDDLDGAAAAGSTSSARSRSDSGISVSPIPTPTTARARARAASSWARAAAAAEVPFVAPAQYSDTLILFRFRDSLLPLKLRQIIMSDIRLLTLLESGLPSWVIFFQSYPLLCQLYRPWMRPLVRSLYLLASLVTVLIGFYDLYKNVPLLKSAAARICGPLFGWIETWDMVTRIQYLGTILFLRNLRKCLQSLLALLRAARALVRTVAAPLAEAAWPLLASCGQLWGLLGEGLAPAWALLVDLAEVLWAPFDLVLDNVAGCLWPLLQVALLPVRGAAALAGCAGSLLSATYNFSKDIWETMSSIFELNHMSEAQQSGFDMSQIKTLWNDLFSQIFRAIRGILNGILVFFASCNRHRLSIYNHAQSRLRHMLRVARLHQAAPRAHSSSSSSCRCKQQRPRRRPSGRNAEDDAVAECDRCK
- the LOC136514299 gene encoding uncharacterized protein isoform X2, giving the protein MSPFANSRALLHHKQEKQAAAEAAAAAATATTTSAAGESSDTMRRWFALAADLSRALHGFLVFEVSWRDVHGINYFNELLTDTSLALEARYMNKWEFYSAEQAAGCMHLWFLGRASEARALRGYLSALHTHSDPSEQLEECSSALRRTCSSSSLTAVSEDDDDDDLDGAAAAGSTSSARSRSDSGISVSPIPTPTTARARARAASSWARAAAAAEVPFVAPAQYSDTLILFRFRDSLLPLKLRQIIMSDIRLLTLLESGLPSWVIFFQSYPLLCQLYRPWMRPLVRSLYLLASLVTVLIGFYDLYKNVPLLKSAAARICGPLFGWIETWDMVTRIQYLGTILFLRNLRKCLQSLLALLRAARALVRTVAAPLAEAAWPLLASCGQLWGLLGEGLAPAWALLVDLAEVLWAPFDLVLDNVAGCLWPLLQVALLPVRGAAALAGCAGSLLSATYNFSKDIWETMSSIFELNHMSEAQQSGFDMSQIKTLWNDLFSQIFRAIRGILNGILVFFASCNRHRLSIYNHAQSRLRHMLRVARLHQAAPRAHSSSSSSCRCKQQRPRRRPSGRNAEDDAVAECDRCK